In the genome of Flavivirga spongiicola, one region contains:
- a CDS encoding ArnT family glycosyltransferase → MKKNNLYIILNNPLYISIFLFVVLCYIALWPYMGYDEGLWTYIGRVWNRNGIRPYIGVVENKTPGVLFLYALSDYLFKGSILFIRIIGVLSVVISSNILFLIVKKLHTQQAGVFSMYIYGFTMSWIMMDGFAFAQTETFMVLFSIISFYFIILGRDTKNINLWLFLSGISMGFAIAFKQIALTTFIALTISFLVLIAKNSSKKHKLFGIFLMGSGVIASTLFTYFILFINGVPFNDYIEGAWLILLNSGSRTQGLKDHFNNFITIFLSSRITCFYPFVVLFFLQRKRKYLKSEYFWILIIWLCFDFIGVNASGYYYGHQIKQLIPVLAIITSIVLVDIINEESYKDVIKKYSTKFIIAIIILFFPYEQLIRTTNLLLNVSQAPYEEIGNWIKGQTEESDYIYIIGNDSDLIKSLSFSNRISSSKYLNSLFINGEKERSIVYSDLMNKPPKFILKEENDTLSVKRLGKEITKLVNDHYSSFTIKKGAEILKRN, encoded by the coding sequence ATGAAGAAAAATAATTTATATATAATATTAAATAATCCTTTATATATTTCGATTTTTCTTTTTGTTGTATTGTGTTATATAGCCCTTTGGCCATACATGGGATATGATGAAGGTCTTTGGACATACATTGGTAGGGTTTGGAATAGAAACGGAATAAGACCATATATTGGTGTTGTAGAAAATAAAACACCAGGAGTTTTATTTTTGTATGCTCTTTCTGATTATTTATTTAAAGGCAGTATATTATTCATTAGAATTATTGGCGTCTTATCAGTAGTTATTTCTTCGAATATTCTTTTTTTGATAGTAAAAAAACTTCATACTCAGCAAGCAGGAGTATTTAGCATGTACATATATGGATTTACAATGAGTTGGATCATGATGGATGGATTTGCTTTTGCTCAAACAGAGACTTTTATGGTTCTGTTCTCTATTATTTCTTTCTATTTTATAATACTCGGAAGGGATACTAAGAACATTAATTTATGGTTGTTTTTAAGCGGGATCTCTATGGGATTTGCAATAGCATTTAAACAAATTGCTTTAACAACTTTTATAGCATTAACCATATCTTTTTTAGTGCTTATAGCCAAAAATTCATCTAAAAAACATAAACTATTTGGGATCTTTTTAATGGGTTCTGGAGTTATAGCATCAACATTGTTTACTTATTTTATTCTTTTTATAAATGGAGTGCCATTCAATGATTATATTGAAGGTGCTTGGTTAATTCTATTAAATTCAGGTTCTAGAACTCAAGGTTTAAAAGATCATTTTAATAATTTTATTACTATTTTTTTGTCTTCTAGAATTACATGTTTTTATCCTTTTGTTGTTTTATTTTTTCTTCAAAGAAAAAGAAAATACTTGAAAAGTGAATACTTTTGGATATTGATAATATGGTTATGTTTTGATTTTATAGGCGTGAATGCATCTGGATATTATTACGGACATCAAATAAAACAACTTATTCCTGTTTTGGCAATTATTACAAGTATTGTATTAGTTGATATAATAAATGAAGAATCATATAAAGACGTAATAAAAAAGTATTCTACAAAATTTATAATAGCAATAATTATATTGTTTTTTCCATATGAACAATTAATTAGAACAACAAACTTGTTATTGAATGTTTCTCAAGCACCATATGAGGAAATAGGGAATTGGATAAAAGGACAAACAGAGGAATCTGATTATATATATATAATTGGAAATGATTCAGATCTGATCAAATCACTTTCATTCTCTAATAGAATATCGTCAAGTAAGTATCTTAACTCATTATTTATTAATGGAGAAAAGGAAAGGAGTATAGTTTATTCAGATTTAATGAATAAACCTCCTAAATTCATATTAAAAGAAGAAAATGACACTTTGAGTGTAAAAAGATTAGGAAAAGAAATTACTAAATTAGTAAATGATCATTATAGCTCATTTACTATAAAAAAGGGAGCCGAAATTTTAAAGAGAAACTAA
- a CDS encoding NAD(P)/FAD-dependent oxidoreductase produces the protein MNKTAIIIGAGPAGLTAAYELIKRTDIKPIVVEQSNKIGGISRTEVYKGNRIDIGGHRFFSKSDIVMQWWQHILPVQGAPAKDEFNFKNEVDKKKLYRKLKTDGPDPEKVDKVMLIRSRLSRIFFLRRFFDYPISINWETISALGFIKLVKIGWTYLLIRVFPIKNIESLEEFFISRFGKELYETFFKDYTEKVWGTPCSEISASWGAQRIKKLSVSRTILHAIRSLFIKAKTIEQKKTDTSLIEQFMYPKLGPGQMWETVAKLVIDGGGQIIMNSKVTSISFKDHQIKELGYSDSNSDSIMTLKGDYFLSTMPVKHLIKSMGKKVPSEVQRISKGLQYRDFITVGILLNKLKIKSANKGLISDNWIYIQEKEVKIGRLQIFNNWSPYLVANDDKVWIGLEYFCNVGDELWQKEDDEFIKFAIKELASINIIEESEVIDSTIIKVPKAYPAYFGTYSQFNEIRNFTNKIENLFLIGRNGMHKYNNQDHSMITAITSVNNIINGELSKNNIWDINLEKEYHEEK, from the coding sequence ATGAATAAAACTGCCATTATTATTGGTGCTGGGCCAGCAGGATTAACCGCAGCTTACGAACTAATTAAGCGAACAGATATAAAGCCCATAGTTGTAGAACAATCCAATAAAATAGGCGGTATTTCTAGAACTGAAGTATATAAAGGAAATAGAATTGATATTGGAGGACATAGGTTTTTCTCCAAGTCAGATATCGTGATGCAATGGTGGCAGCATATATTACCTGTACAAGGTGCTCCTGCTAAGGATGAGTTTAATTTTAAAAATGAAGTTGATAAGAAAAAATTATACAGAAAATTAAAAACAGATGGACCTGATCCAGAAAAAGTAGATAAGGTGATGCTTATAAGATCTAGGTTATCGAGAATCTTCTTTTTAAGAAGGTTTTTTGATTATCCGATTTCTATAAATTGGGAAACAATATCTGCCTTGGGGTTTATAAAGCTCGTTAAGATAGGGTGGACATATTTGTTAATTAGAGTTTTCCCAATCAAAAATATAGAATCGCTTGAAGAGTTTTTTATCAGCAGATTTGGTAAAGAGTTATATGAGACATTTTTTAAAGATTATACTGAGAAAGTATGGGGAACACCATGTTCAGAAATCTCAGCTAGTTGGGGAGCACAAAGAATAAAAAAATTATCGGTCTCAAGAACAATACTTCACGCTATAAGATCACTTTTTATAAAAGCAAAGACTATAGAACAAAAGAAGACAGATACTAGTCTTATTGAACAATTTATGTATCCAAAGTTGGGACCAGGTCAAATGTGGGAAACTGTGGCTAAACTAGTGATTGATGGAGGTGGACAAATAATTATGAATAGCAAAGTGACCAGTATATCTTTTAAGGATCATCAAATTAAAGAACTGGGATATTCAGACTCTAATTCAGATTCGATAATGACTTTAAAAGGCGATTATTTTTTATCTACAATGCCGGTTAAACACCTTATTAAATCAATGGGGAAAAAGGTCCCATCTGAAGTGCAACGAATAAGCAAAGGGTTACAATATAGAGATTTTATAACCGTAGGGATTCTTTTAAATAAACTAAAAATTAAAAGTGCTAATAAAGGATTAATATCAGATAATTGGATCTATATTCAAGAAAAAGAAGTAAAAATAGGAAGGTTACAAATATTTAATAATTGGTCACCATATTTAGTTGCTAATGATGACAAAGTATGGATAGGGCTTGAATATTTTTGTAATGTAGGAGATGAGCTATGGCAAAAAGAAGATGATGAGTTTATCAAATTTGCAATTAAAGAATTAGCAAGCATAAATATTATTGAAGAATCTGAAGTGATCGATAGTACCATTATAAAAGTTCCTAAGGCCTACCCAGCATATTTTGGAACTTATTCTCAATTTAATGAAATAAGAAATTTTACAAATAAAATAGAGAACCTATTTTTAATAGGAAGAAATGGTATGCATAAATATAATAATCAAGATCATTCTATGATAACAGCCATAACTTCAGTTAATAATATTATTAATGGAGAATTGTCTAAAAATAATATATGGGATATAAATCTAGAGAAGGAATATCATGAAGAAAAATAA
- a CDS encoding Ig-like domain-containing protein, whose amino-acid sequence MFCRISTLLMLLVFFVIANSSAQNIAPTLSATGNQVYCPLSQINIVTDFNIVDPDDTGIDALFVQISTGYQSGEDTLLLTGTHPNIITSWNALEGKLTLEGMVAGPVSYVDLIAAIKDVVLQSTSTSPLDKSFSITIGDANYLPSTDHYYEYVPSLGITWTDAKTAAEARTYFGIKGYLATITSPEEAQLSGEQAAGAGWIGGSDAGTEGVWKWVTGPEAGTIFWNGGINGSTPNYANWNTGEPNQVGDEDYAHVTAPNVGRAGSWNDLSNTGAPSGDYQPKGYIVEYGSPSEPSLNISASTSIYTASIIDNKGSSRCGDGTVTIEATPSLGATVFWYDSAIGGTQLGSGNLFTTPVISTTTTYYAYASINGCLEGDRTPVLAEIITIPTILSVDDAIVCESGSGVLRATSSSGVVNWYASLTGGASLFTGNNFTTPVLSNTATYYVDATFNGCTTASRTPVTLTVQKTPPPIASVLQTFCDIQDATISDLIVTGIAIQWYTTSTGSVPLDSTEKLTNTTYYAAQTINNCESVLRFAVDVEVYETVEALQPANIPILHACDTDVDGDDTNGFSTFDLTLNEAILLNGKTAADFTFSYFIDTAYNTPIPTPSNAFENTIKDGQTIYVRISNNIDSNCYTDISFDIEVDVLPVIQSAIVFKNCDEDGTPDGITDFNLNEANDVITNNNASNLTITYHLSMIGANTDTDMVNNAMLFNNSTANTVYARVENPSGCYRISTVNLQVSTTSFPLNYFETLEFCDDDDTIDGLREFDLTQASALFIAQFPLGQNLSVHYFRNLSDAQLEQNEIVTQTNYVNEESFEQILYVRVESDDNGDCFGLGPHLVLKVNPRPEFEVDQTETYCLDNNPITLTTFNPNGNYTYEWQDEDGAVVSNSSDATVVSGGTYNVIATSGFGCESFPVSFTVVESAKASIDIDDITIVELSDNNSIAINNDNNNLGIGDYEFALDNEFGSYQDEPFFDQVGAGSHTVYVRDKKKCGIAKLDVFILGFPKFFTPNNDGSNDTWQIKGIETDFSNASVVNVYDRYGKLVKQLNAKNGKWDGTFNGSQLPTSDYWFVAQLIDQTGVKRIYRGHFSLIN is encoded by the coding sequence ATGTTTTGTAGAATAAGTACTTTGTTAATGCTTTTGGTCTTTTTCGTTATTGCTAATAGTAGTGCGCAAAATATTGCTCCAACTTTATCTGCAACTGGGAACCAAGTGTACTGCCCTTTAAGTCAGATTAATATAGTTACTGATTTTAATATTGTAGATCCAGATGATACAGGAATAGATGCGTTATTTGTTCAGATCTCAACAGGATATCAGTCAGGAGAAGATACCTTGTTACTAACCGGAACACATCCAAATATTATTACATCGTGGAATGCTCTCGAAGGAAAACTAACCTTAGAAGGAATGGTGGCTGGACCTGTTAGCTATGTTGATTTAATTGCAGCAATAAAAGATGTTGTGCTTCAAAGTACAAGTACAAGCCCATTAGATAAGTCTTTTTCAATTACTATTGGAGACGCTAATTATTTACCTTCTACAGACCATTATTATGAATATGTACCTTCATTAGGTATTACTTGGACAGATGCTAAAACTGCCGCAGAAGCCAGAACTTATTTTGGAATTAAAGGGTATTTAGCAACAATAACATCTCCAGAAGAAGCGCAATTATCAGGAGAACAAGCTGCTGGAGCAGGGTGGATAGGAGGTAGTGATGCAGGAACTGAAGGCGTTTGGAAATGGGTTACTGGCCCTGAGGCTGGCACTATATTTTGGAACGGTGGTATTAATGGCTCAACTCCAAATTATGCCAACTGGAATACAGGAGAACCCAATCAAGTAGGGGATGAGGATTATGCCCATGTAACTGCTCCAAATGTTGGTAGAGCAGGTTCCTGGAATGATTTGAGTAATACAGGTGCTCCATCTGGAGACTATCAACCAAAAGGCTATATAGTTGAATATGGTAGTCCATCTGAACCAAGTCTTAATATATCAGCAAGCACAAGTATTTATACTGCTAGTATTATAGATAACAAAGGGAGTTCTAGGTGCGGTGATGGAACGGTCACCATTGAAGCTACCCCTTCTTTAGGCGCCACTGTATTTTGGTACGATTCAGCAATTGGAGGCACTCAATTAGGCTCTGGAAATTTATTTACTACACCAGTAATTAGTACAACAACAACATATTATGCTTATGCATCTATTAATGGGTGTCTTGAAGGTGATAGAACGCCTGTTCTTGCAGAAATTATAACAATTCCAACTATATTGTCTGTTGATGATGCTATAGTATGTGAATCAGGTTCAGGAGTTTTAAGAGCAACATCATCATCAGGAGTTGTAAATTGGTATGCTTCTTTAACCGGAGGTGCCTCACTTTTTACAGGAAATAACTTTACCACACCAGTTCTTTCCAATACAGCGACTTATTACGTCGATGCGACGTTTAATGGTTGTACAACGGCTTCTAGAACTCCAGTAACTTTAACAGTACAGAAAACACCACCACCAATAGCTAGTGTATTACAAACTTTTTGTGATATTCAAGATGCAACAATTTCAGATTTAATTGTTACTGGTATTGCTATTCAGTGGTATACAACAAGTACTGGAAGCGTACCATTAGATAGTACTGAAAAATTAACTAATACTACCTATTATGCAGCTCAAACGATTAATAATTGTGAGAGTGTATTAAGGTTTGCTGTTGATGTAGAAGTTTATGAGACAGTGGAAGCGCTTCAGCCAGCTAATATTCCTATTTTGCACGCATGTGATACGGATGTAGATGGGGATGATACGAATGGTTTTTCTACTTTTGATTTAACCTTAAATGAAGCTATTTTATTAAACGGAAAAACTGCTGCAGACTTTACTTTTTCTTATTTTATTGATACTGCTTATAATACTCCAATTCCAACACCTTCTAATGCTTTCGAAAATACGATTAAAGATGGCCAAACTATATACGTGAGAATATCAAATAATATTGATAGCAATTGTTATACGGATATTTCTTTCGATATTGAAGTAGATGTATTGCCAGTAATTCAATCTGCAATTGTATTTAAAAACTGTGATGAAGATGGCACCCCTGATGGAATTACCGATTTTAATCTAAATGAAGCTAACGATGTTATTACGAATAATAATGCTTCCAATTTAACTATTACGTATCATTTATCGATGATAGGTGCCAATACAGATACTGATATGGTCAATAATGCCATGTTATTTAATAATTCAACCGCAAATACCGTTTATGCACGAGTAGAAAACCCTAGTGGTTGCTATCGGATTTCAACTGTTAATTTGCAAGTTTCAACAACTTCATTTCCGTTAAATTATTTTGAAACATTGGAATTTTGTGATGATGATGATACCATTGATGGTTTGCGTGAGTTTGATTTAACGCAAGCTTCAGCATTATTTATTGCTCAATTTCCTTTAGGGCAAAACTTAAGTGTTCACTATTTTAGAAACTTAAGTGATGCACAATTAGAACAGAACGAAATTGTAACTCAAACCAATTATGTAAATGAAGAAAGTTTTGAGCAGATTTTGTATGTACGTGTTGAAAGTGATGATAATGGAGATTGTTTTGGGCTTGGACCTCATTTAGTTTTAAAAGTAAATCCAAGACCGGAATTTGAAGTGGATCAAACGGAAACCTACTGTTTAGATAATAACCCCATCACGCTAACAACCTTTAACCCAAACGGTAATTATACTTACGAATGGCAAGATGAGGATGGAGCGGTTGTAAGTAATTCATCAGATGCAACAGTTGTTTCTGGAGGAACATATAATGTTATTGCTACATCTGGTTTTGGTTGTGAGTCTTTTCCCGTTTCGTTCACGGTTGTTGAATCTGCAAAGGCTAGTATTGATATAGATGATATTACTATTGTTGAGTTATCTGATAATAATAGCATAGCTATTAATAATGATAATAATAATTTAGGCATAGGTGATTATGAATTTGCTTTAGACAATGAATTTGGCTCCTATCAAGATGAACCCTTTTTCGATCAAGTAGGTGCTGGATCACATACTGTTTATGTAAGGGATAAAAAGAAATGTGGTATAGCCAAATTAGATGTGTTTATTCTTGGATTCCCTAAATTCTTCACCCCTAATAATGATGGAAGTAATGATACGTGGCAAATAAAAGGTATAGAAACAGATTTCTCCAATGCATCGGTTGTGAATGTTTATGACAGATATGGTAAATTAGTTAAACAACTAAATGCTAAAAATGGTAAATGGGATGGCACATTTAATGGTAGTCAATTACCAACGTCTGACTATTGGTTTGTTGCACAACTTATTGACCAAACAGGTGTTAAACGTATTTACCGTGGGCATTTTAGCCTAATTAATTAA
- a CDS encoding DUF368 domain-containing protein translates to MESTRTFTDKIFLILKGLGMGAANKVPGVSGGVVAFVAGFYEEFIYSLKKVNGKAFKLLINGRYKSFFNYINGRFLSLLFLGMIISYFSVSKVLDYLIKYYELYVWSVFFGMIIGSIYYINKDFRGRNYKTYSSLALGIILGLSISFFNPAKENDNLWFVFFCGIISVSGMTLPGFSGSFILILLGNYVLLLVDSVNALYDTFYEILGGNFSFINNTERIRMLKVLAIFTLGSVTGLVTFSHVLSYILKYYKNITTSTIIGFIIGSLGVVWPWKETIYKTTIDGHFILDSTGQKIIENYKRFIPELNTETYYAIAFVFFGIAIVLALEWYGQKTRKTHE, encoded by the coding sequence ATGGAAAGCACCAGAACATTTACTGATAAAATTTTTCTCATTCTAAAAGGATTGGGCATGGGAGCTGCCAATAAAGTTCCTGGCGTATCTGGAGGTGTCGTTGCCTTTGTCGCTGGTTTTTACGAAGAGTTTATTTATTCGCTTAAAAAGGTAAATGGTAAAGCTTTCAAATTACTTATAAACGGTCGATATAAAAGTTTTTTTAATTATATAAACGGTCGTTTTTTAAGTCTTCTCTTTTTAGGAATGATTATTAGTTATTTTAGTGTTTCTAAAGTTTTAGATTATCTAATAAAATACTATGAACTTTATGTTTGGAGTGTTTTCTTTGGAATGATTATAGGCTCTATTTATTACATCAACAAAGACTTTAGAGGTAGGAATTATAAAACTTATAGCTCACTAGCCTTAGGGATTATATTGGGCTTAAGTATTAGCTTTTTTAATCCCGCGAAAGAAAACGACAATCTCTGGTTTGTGTTTTTTTGTGGTATCATAAGTGTATCTGGTATGACACTCCCAGGTTTTTCAGGCTCTTTCATACTAATTTTACTTGGCAACTATGTGTTACTACTCGTAGATTCGGTAAATGCTCTTTATGATACCTTCTATGAGATTTTAGGGGGCAATTTCTCCTTTATTAACAATACTGAACGCATAAGAATGCTTAAAGTTCTGGCGATTTTCACATTAGGATCTGTAACAGGCTTAGTTACTTTTTCTCATGTTCTAAGCTATATTCTCAAATACTATAAAAATATTACAACATCTACCATTATAGGCTTTATTATTGGATCACTGGGTGTTGTATGGCCATGGAAAGAAACAATCTATAAAACGACTATTGATGGCCATTTTATATTAGATTCAACAGGCCAAAAAATAATAGAAAATTATAAGCGTTTCATTCCAGAATTAAATACAGAAACTTATTATGCAATAGCATTCGTTTTTTTCGGAATCGCTATTGTATTAGCCTTAGAATGGTATGGTCAAAAAACTAGAAAAACACATGAATAA
- a CDS encoding shikimate dehydrogenase family protein, giving the protein MNKLGLLGKNISYSFSRAYFKKKFEDEQITNTTYENFDIETINLFPSIIKNTTNLKGLNVTIPYKEVVIPYLDKVNKKAKAIGAVNTIKITKKGKLVGYNTDCYGFKKTLEPFLKLHHKKALILGTGGASKAIAYSLKKLGISYQYVSRKQSKGIGFTYHSLTEDDIKKHQIIINCTPLGTFPNIDDCPNIPYQSITNRHILFDLIYNPEETKFLKLGKQNRAVTINGLNMLKLQAEKAWSIWNLQ; this is encoded by the coding sequence ATGAATAAATTAGGTCTTTTAGGTAAAAATATATCATACTCTTTTTCAAGAGCATATTTCAAAAAGAAATTTGAAGATGAACAAATAACAAATACAACCTATGAAAACTTCGATATTGAAACTATCAATTTATTCCCTTCTATAATAAAAAATACTACAAATTTGAAGGGCTTAAATGTCACAATACCATACAAAGAAGTCGTTATTCCATATCTTGATAAAGTAAATAAAAAAGCGAAGGCCATAGGTGCTGTAAACACTATAAAAATTACTAAAAAAGGAAAACTAGTAGGCTACAACACAGATTGTTATGGTTTCAAAAAAACGCTAGAACCCTTTTTAAAATTGCATCACAAAAAAGCTTTGATTTTAGGAACTGGGGGAGCGAGTAAAGCAATTGCTTACAGTTTAAAAAAATTAGGTATTTCTTATCAATATGTTTCGAGAAAACAGTCTAAAGGAATTGGTTTCACTTACCATTCTTTGACTGAAGATGACATTAAAAAACATCAAATAATCATAAATTGTACACCACTAGGCACTTTTCCAAATATTGACGATTGCCCGAATATTCCATATCAATCTATAACAAACCGCCATATTCTATTCGATTTAATATATAATCCCGAAGAAACTAAATTCTTAAAATTGGGCAAACAAAATAGGGCAGTGACAATTAATGGACTTAATATGTTAAAATTACAAGCAGAAAAAGCTTGGTCTATATGGAATTTACAGTAA
- a CDS encoding DUF349 domain-containing protein: MSDIDKLQEVEESNKNNSTVSQSDIDLTNDSSLESNEAQKANIVDSEEAVNTNETVDDVTNEDIEIPDTDENVEIDTEAKTTEKEESNEDNATVSQSDNGSTNDESLESNETQKADTVDSGETVNTNETVDNVTNEDIEAPNTSENIEIDTEAKTTEKEESNEDNATVSQPDNGLTNDESLESNETQKADTVNSEETVDEVASENIEIPDANENVAKEAAEAKTSETNEKGDEVINEIEESNAEDAEDEGNKERHTIEVKDYDTMSLEALAIELEKLLKNEKVQAIKSHVDNINAEFKTKFQALIDEKKEEFLNDGGNEIDFYYSSPVQKRFKEAYKEYRRRLNEHYQSLEKNLKQNLANKLEIIEELKGLINLEENINTTYKHFKELQERWRTTGPIPRDKYNNAWNSYHHHVEIFYDFLHLNRDLRDLDFKHNLEKKLMIIDRAEELAQDDNVMRAFRELQELHKMWKEELGPVGREHREEIWERFKAATKIINDKRQVYYQEIDKVYEKNLETKLEIIANINAINTQESKSHSSWQKKIKEIEELRNAFFNAGKVPIKLNESTWAKFKESVRIFNRQKNAFYKGLKKEQYKNLQLKLDLIKIAEDNKDSDDFEATTPLMKKIQSDWKKIGHVPRKDSDKIWKQFKSACNSYFDKLHAKRNAANQENIDAFNKKHDFLSALKDLKLTDTKDKNLAIIKEQITQWRTLGRVPNDKRYIEGKFQKTIDGLLTSLNMDKNEVEMIKFENKLDSINTSDDDHRNLDNERSFIRKKIDEVKSQINQLENNLQFFTNVNDDNPLVKEVHQNIKTHKESLKLWKSKLQKIKELY, translated from the coding sequence ATGTCTGATATTGATAAACTACAAGAAGTAGAAGAAAGTAACAAAAATAATTCAACCGTAAGCCAATCTGATATTGACTTAACGAACGATTCTTCATTAGAATCAAATGAAGCTCAAAAGGCAAATATTGTCGATTCTGAAGAAGCAGTTAATACCAATGAAACTGTTGATGATGTTACTAATGAAGACATTGAAATCCCAGACACAGACGAAAATGTTGAGATTGATACAGAAGCTAAAACTACAGAAAAAGAAGAAAGCAACGAAGATAACGCAACTGTAAGCCAATCTGATAATGGTTCAACGAATGATGAATCATTAGAATCAAATGAAACTCAAAAGGCTGATACTGTCGATTCTGGGGAAACAGTTAATACCAATGAAACTGTTGATAATGTTACTAATGAAGACATTGAAGCCCCTAATACAAGCGAAAATATTGAGATTGATACAGAAGCTAAAACTACAGAAAAAGAAGAAAGCAACGAAGATAACGCAACTGTAAGCCAACCTGATAATGGTTTAACGAATGATGAATCATTAGAATCTAATGAAACTCAAAAGGCTGATACTGTCAATTCTGAGGAAACAGTTGATGAAGTTGCGAGCGAAAACATTGAAATCCCAGATGCGAACGAAAATGTTGCGAAAGAAGCAGCAGAAGCCAAAACTTCAGAAACGAATGAAAAAGGTGATGAAGTTATTAATGAAATAGAAGAATCTAATGCAGAAGATGCAGAAGACGAAGGCAATAAAGAGAGACATACAATTGAAGTTAAAGACTACGATACTATGTCTTTAGAAGCCCTTGCTATTGAATTAGAAAAGCTTTTAAAAAATGAAAAGGTACAAGCTATAAAATCTCATGTAGATAATATAAATGCCGAGTTTAAAACCAAATTTCAAGCTCTAATAGACGAGAAAAAAGAAGAGTTTTTGAATGATGGTGGCAACGAAATAGATTTTTATTATTCTTCCCCCGTTCAAAAAAGATTTAAAGAAGCATATAAAGAATATCGAAGAAGATTAAATGAACATTACCAAAGCTTAGAAAAAAACTTAAAGCAAAATTTAGCGAATAAGTTGGAGATCATCGAAGAGTTAAAAGGCTTAATTAATCTTGAAGAGAATATAAATACAACCTACAAGCACTTTAAAGAATTACAAGAACGCTGGCGTACAACAGGTCCTATTCCAAGGGATAAGTATAATAACGCATGGAATAGTTATCATCACCATGTGGAGATATTTTACGACTTCTTGCATTTAAATAGAGACCTACGCGATTTAGATTTCAAACATAACTTGGAGAAAAAGTTAATGATTATTGATCGCGCTGAAGAGTTAGCTCAAGATGACAATGTCATGCGGGCTTTTAGAGAGCTACAAGAGTTACATAAAATGTGGAAAGAAGAGCTTGGTCCTGTGGGTAGAGAACATAGAGAAGAAATCTGGGAACGCTTTAAAGCCGCAACAAAAATTATTAATGATAAACGACAAGTTTACTATCAAGAAATAGATAAAGTTTACGAAAAAAACCTTGAAACTAAGCTTGAAATTATAGCTAACATTAATGCTATAAATACACAAGAAAGTAAATCCCATAGCTCTTGGCAAAAGAAAATTAAAGAGATTGAAGAACTACGTAATGCCTTTTTTAATGCCGGAAAAGTTCCTATAAAATTGAATGAAAGTACTTGGGCTAAGTTTAAAGAATCTGTACGTATTTTTAATAGACAAAAAAATGCTTTTTATAAAGGGCTTAAAAAAGAACAGTATAAAAACCTCCAGCTAAAACTAGATTTAATTAAAATAGCAGAAGATAATAAGGACAGTGATGATTTTGAAGCAACAACGCCTTTAATGAAGAAAATCCAAAGTGATTGGAAAAAAATCGGACATGTCCCTAGAAAAGACAGTGATAAAATTTGGAAACAATTTAAATCCGCGTGCAACAGTTATTTTGATAAGTTGCATGCTAAAAGAAATGCTGCAAATCAAGAAAACATAGATGCTTTTAATAAAAAACACGATTTCTTAAGCGCGCTTAAAGATTTAAAATTAACTGATACTAAAGATAAGAATCTAGCAATTATAAAAGAGCAGATTACACAATGGAGAACTCTTGGAAGAGTACCAAATGATAAACGATATATTGAAGGTAAATTTCAAAAGACTATTGATGGTTTACTCACAAGCTTAAATATGGATAAAAATGAAGTTGAAATGATTAAGTTTGAAAACAAACTTGATAGCATTAATACTTCTGATGATGATCACAGAAATTTAGACAATGAACGCTCTTTTATTCGTAAAAAAATTGATGAAGTAAAAAGTCAAATCAATCAGTTAGAAAACAATTTACAGTTTTTCACAAATGTTAACGATGATAACCCGCTTGTAAAAGAAGTTCATCAAAATATTAAAACACACAAAGAATCTCTAAAGCTTTGGAAAAGCAAGCTTCAAAAAATTAAGGAGTTATATTAA